The genomic interval TTTTGTGACTACTTCCCTCTCTTTTGACGGgcaaccaaaaaacaaaacaatagcaAATATTTTTGGACAAAAATAGACTGTTTAGATTAGAAGATGTAGCATTAGGCTGAGGGACAGTATGTTGGTCAGAGCCCTTTCTGTCAGCGACCTCTGACAAAGATTCTAATGTAAGGTAACATACAGCTTGGGTCTTTTCTTGTCGACACCTTCAATTTTAGATGAAGCAGAATGGAGAAAGGTTTATTTGAAGTGTATAAAAATTGAAAATCAAAGCCAGGGTAGTGTGACGAATTTTCCCCAAAACATCCTGTCTATGTGTAAACTAGAACTATGTGCACATTCGTCCATTAGCAGATTTTTCTTCCTCTAAGGTCACAAAGATTTTAACTAGAGAAACTCCTGAAATGTTGTGCCGTGCCCTCTATACCACCAGAGGTGTTTTTAAGTGGCACAGCAATGAGTCACATAGTCCTTTAAGGTATCCGAGCAAGAAAAGTGTGAGTGACTCACTGATGGTGAGTGGGTGGTCAGGTAGCGAGGCTCACTTCAGGAGCACAGGAGATAATAACACATCTCCATTCCCATTTGAGTTTGAAAATAGTCCCTCACCCCAGCTGTTAGTCATTACGCCTGGTGGTgtagaggagggaggaggctgCGTCTGTCAGCAGGGAGATAAGGAGAGGAGGGCTTCacgctgggttttttttttttttaggggagCATCACTGCTCTGGATGTTGCTGCTTGGTTCATTaattgctgtgtttgtttgtgaggatTGAATTTAGAACGTCTTGTGGAGAAACAAGCAGCTGCCATCACTCTCGCAGCTCATCTTTCActgtatatttaatattatattaaatagAAGGACTTCATTATTTCACATCAGTATCTGATGTATTACATTTATTCTTATCAGAATCTTAATTGTGATTCTGCTGTGCGTTTCCGTTGCAGATGAGCTCAGTGGTCAAAGCAGAGTCTTTTTCACTCGCTTTGACACTGACCCAAATTCTTATCAGTCTGTTGAAGGAGAAACATTTAACCATTAGGGCTActaataggctgttcttgaaatacACTTACACACTCTTGATCTCTATTAGGGGCAGGAATTCTTTTGTGTCAAACTATGAAGCACATTTGGCTAATCTCAACTAATACTTGGGATTAGTCAAATATGTTCCTGTGACTGGATAAAACTTAGTAACATACTTCATGGTTTCCCTGCACCAGGCTCCAAAAAAACCTAAAACTTGCTGATCTTTTCTTGACTGTTCATATTTGTTTTCCCACTGTGTgtcccatttttttaaatgctcattTGGAATGTCTGAGTGTAGGCTACTTTGTGTTTGAGttataaccatagactgtaaatattacttatAACCTGCCCTGAGACTGAAAGTcattaacatgtaaaaataagtTAGAAACAAATATTGACACAGTCACTATTTTAACACTGACGGTCCTGAGCATATCCAGGAAACAGAACGTTCACTGtccttttttgtcttgtttttctttcttccccctTTCCCCTCCCACCTCGCTCTTTCTCCTCGCCTTTCCTTGGAAGTATCGCGCACGCGCTCAGTGCGCTGTTATTAAGGGGCGGACTTGTAGGCGCGGTCACGTGCGCAGCCGCACGTTTCGACTGTCACATAAAAGTGCTCGTCCCACCGGCCGACCGGCGGATCTCTGCCTCTGCTCCCTGTGAGACCGGACCGGATCGGAACCAGCGGCGGTGAAACAGTAATATTCTTTTTTGCACGGAATAGAATTTGAAATAGTGGAAGATTAATGTTGAGGTTTGTTTTGATAAGATTGGGAGGCTGACAAGTTTTATTCAGATCAGATGGACCTCCTGTCTTCAGTTGTAGAATTAATTGCGTTTTAGTTAAGTtttataaaaagttattttaacctTTGTGTGTTCAGACTTGTTTCATCCATTGTTTCTCCTCCTATAGAGATAAAACCAGACGCTTGCTTGAAGGAGCCTCGCGGTGTGTTTTCATCCACTGCTGAAATCAGCTCAGGTATGCAGACAGAAACTAATGTGCACTCTACGACAAAGGGCTGACCTTTTTTGGTCttgaacatttgaaaaatatgcTTGCTGCCTTGCAGAATCTGCATGAAGCCGATTCTACACGCACGCCTATATGCAAATAATCCCATTTCCCTCCTAATTTTCTATTCTGCTGCAGCAGGTAACCACCGACTCTACCTTCTGTTTACTGCCTACCTTTGCAGAAAGTCACTTCAGAGAGTCTTGCTGTGCCCTCATCTGATAGACAGAGCTGCTGGATGGCTGCTTTGCTCTCAGCCCTTTTAAAGTTATAGGCAATATTCagattgttttgtctgtttccttgttatatatatttgattctgtttttacCTCCACCCAACCCCCCATTCCTTTGCCTATTTATGCAGTGGTGTTTTCCAGATATCCATCCTCAGTAACCTCCACCCTCTTGGCCCGCCTCACGTGGGATGTGTAGTGTGAGAGCACTGGTGGAGATTTGATCCCACTTTGCTACAGTAGGCTATAAGAGGTGTGGCATAGTCAATCATGGGGGATTCGATCTTCAACTGCTGTTATGTCCCACCCCACCCCTCAGGCGACAGGGAGCCCCCCGGGTCCAGACGCGCAGAGATCATGGCCTCCCACATCTCCAACGACAAGCGCTTCCTCATCTTCTTCGACTTCGACGAGACGATTGTGGACGAAACCAGCGACGACATGGTGGTGCAGGCCGCACCGGGTCAGCACCTGCCAGGTTGGCTGAAGGACACCTACCAGCCCGGCCGCTACAACGAGTACATGCAGCGCGTACTGGCCTACCTGGCGGAGCAGGGCGTCACGGAGAGCGACATGCGTAACGTCATGGAGAAGATGCCGGCAACACCTGGCATGCTCACCCTCCTTCAGTACCTCCGCACCCGGCCCCAGACGGACTTTGAGGTGGTGCTGTTGTCCGACGCGAACACCTTCTTCATCGAGTCGTGGCTCCGACGCGCAGGGGCTCGCCAGCTCTTCCACCGGATCTTCTCCAACCCCGCCACGTTCAACAAGGACGGCCGACTCGTGATGCGGCCCTTCCACTCCCACGACTGCCCTCGGTGCCCAGACAACATGTGCAAGCAGGTGGTGGTCAGGGACTACGTGGCCCGCAGGACTCAGGAGAGAGGCCGTCCGTACCAGAGGGTCTTCTACGTGGGGGACGGAGCCAACGACTTCTGCCCCGCGCTCTCTCTTGGGCCCCGGGACGTGGCTTTCCCGCGGAGGGAGTTCCCCATGCACAGGCTGATCACAGAGACCCACGAGGCCATGCCCGGGGAGTTCAAGGCGGTCACAGTGCCGTGGGCGAACGCAGAAGACGTGGTGCAGAGGCTGAGGAAGCACGTTGTAGAGTAGAGGGTCACGGGTAGAGACAGAGGGGAAGATGACACTATTAGTCAAATCCTCAGATAAAGTATTCAAGGCAATAAACCTGCACGTGCCTTCAGCTCCTCATGTTTTGGTCCAGAGGTCAGGCCATCTTTACCATCAGCAGGTTAATGATTCTCAGCAACCTTAAACAATTAGCCTTAACCTAATGTTTGTTATAAATTCATTATTGGGTGTAAGGATGTATCTTTATGGTTGAGTGTATTGTATCACTAATATCCTTCAATGGGACTTGCGTTGCTTCCAAACGGGGTCACTATGAGATCAGTACAAGTACTTCAATAGCATATattaaaaatagaaaggaaaaaaagactaTATGGACAGTTAAACTAACTTAATGTCTGGtaactttttaatttcaagTTTAAGTGTGTTTTACTACAAACTGCACTTTAAGAATATGAAATAAGACTTTATAGTCTCAGTAAATAAAATCAGATATGATGACAATGGGCATTTCAACATATCtgcaatattttattttttttggggggggattcTCAGAATAGGTCTGATTAACATATATGTTATGACTTTGTTGtaagagtgtttttgtttgttggaaCATGTCAATCAGTCTGTTGTGTCGTCACTGTGTGGGCTAGGCCTACTGAAGAACTAATGATCACCAGCAGGAATAAAGCCATCAACTGAAACCCGGCCTGTGTCTGACTTTTATTATCAAATCTCGCCTATGTCCACATGATTAAATCATTAACATCACTGTCGTAACATTCATGCATCAGTACCTTCAAAGGGCTCTATTTTATAATTGAAGACAAATCACAATGTCTAGCACACTGATAACACAAGTAAACTGCATAGGCTCATATTAAAGGTAAACAGTTTGTCctgttaaattaaatgaagagagattattaaaaaaaaaaaaaaattaatctacCATATCATGCACATAAAGTTCAAAGGTTTTCCCTTGCTGTACTATGTTGATGTCTTTTTTGGCTATATATTCTTTTTAGtagtctatttatttatttgtacagtaaggggaaaaaaacatttaacaaataaCTAAATAGACAATATTCAGTGCAGGAAGGGGTAGAAAACTCAAAGAGCTTATTAGATAACAAAAGATAAttaagatgcagaaaaaataataGGCTATGTACACAGATATTTTGACAAacaaaagctgtgtgtgtgtgtgtgtgtgtgtgtgtgtgtgtgcgcgcacaccTGTAttgacaccaaaacaaaaatactgcTAGTAAAAATGTACAAGTAATTCTGATCAACCATAAATACATGGATAATGAGAATAGCAGTTAAATGTTATTTCAGGCATTTCTTTGTAACATTTTACTGAGCAGCAGGTTTTTGACAGATGGGAATACATATTCCATCATTTGCTGCCTCTGAATCGAAAATTGACTTCTGTCAAACATTTCGGAGAAGGAAGATATAAAGCTTGACTGGTTGAGTACGAATGGAGCTGGGGATTAAGAATACAGTAATTATTGAAGTGCTCGGGGATATTCCCTTCACttgatgttttatacatttaaacacGCATATTTGAGAAATATAGATGTTATAAATGTTAAGAATCTGGAGCTTCTGAAACAAAGGAGCAGAAGAAGCATGAGACTCTGATCGGTTTGTAATCCTGACAAAGAGTTAAAATACACCTATTGTTATGAATACTGGTGTAGTATGTATCAATATACCAATGTAATATAAGCTAAATTCAAATCTTGAGGATTTTGTGCCAGGGAAGTAACCGCTAGTATTATTAGCAAAAGTATGTTAGAAATGCCTATTTCATCTAAAAGTTTTATACAGTAGAgtagacattttattttcatatagCAGAGTTAAAACAATAGGTTTAAACTTGAGTATATTGCATCAAGTGTGACTGTTTAATGCCATCTAGTGGTCGTGGTGCATAACTACATCtacgtttatttatttttttagctttctattcatttatttgtttaaaaaaatgtagattatCTTTAGTAGGAAAGTATTGTACACTTTCGCCCATAGATTGAAGCTTAGTGTAGTTGATAGGCTACATTGGCTTCATGTCTATCGTTTATACTACAGGGTATCAGGACAAGactcaggttttgtttttggagaTTAAATGGGTACAATCTCCCATCGAGTATGTTCATAATAAAACTTAATATAACAGTCATAATCTTCGTTGCACTGTGTGACAACTATGGTGACAGATGGAGGGCCTGGGATTAATTACAATCAAGGCAAGTATTTACTGCACGAAGGTCAAGGCAGATATGATAACATTACTAGGCTAGATATTCaggtaagaacaaaaaaagaaaactttgtaaaaaaaaaaaaagtataaataaaactattgctctgtgtctgtgtggctATGTACAAGTGTTTCTCCATAGTAGAAGTAATTTAAATCCATggatattacatttaaatcgCGATTTTAAAGCGGGGTAGTGATACTTGTACCAGATGTAGCCTCTGGGGGCAATAGTGAGCAAAATGCAGAATGATTACCGCCCACAAGGCACCAGAAGAAGAACATCCGGGAAGTAGTGTTTTGTGCGCATGGCGGCACTTTTTGTCGTCTAAATACAAACCTTACTTTATATTGtttcaaaagaaagaaatatccACTCTCTGCAGCGTAACGGAATACAGGTAGGTGGAGTTTGCAAACCTGCGAGTCATAGTGAACAACATGAAGGGATGGACGGTTAAACAACGACGTAACTGAAACGTCGCCTCCAAATcattcatttctctttctgcatgctaacatgctaacatgctaatgtttaGTTCATGATACTTCAGAATCAGATAGTTTCGCCTTAAGTAAGATTGTAGTCTCTTGTTTGCCTATAGCACGTGTAACATGGGGGGTACATGCTTTTGTTATGTCAGTAAACAAAGGTTATTTATatatgctttgtattgaaatgaaACCCTTTAAGATAGTACATTAACACATGACTCCACTTACAGTTCTCTAACAAATGGAGGCGGATCTGTATGACGAGTTCGGAAACTACATCGGTCCAGAGCTGGACTCTgaagacgatgatgatgacCTGGATGCAGAGGACAGAGATGTCGATGAGGTATTCCTTCACAACCACGCAGGAAAACGATTATTAATGTGTACTTTTATTGTGTACTCTTATGTGTTTTATTGGTATGtcatatgtgcacacacacgtcTTAATAAGtaataactctctctctccttgtgcagggtgatgatgacgatgatgatgaaccTGCTGATGCTGATGAAGATGTCCCGGGCATGGAGGTGGTCCTGCACGAGGACAAGAAGTACTATCCTACAGCAGAAGAGGTTTACGGTCCTGAAGTGGAAACTATCGTCCAAGAGGAAGACACACAACCTCTTACAGGTAATATGCAAGAACTACATACCCTATATATGCAGATTTTCATTAAAGTGcattatatttcattattattatttgatcacAGACTGATATTAGTGATTTATTACATAATGCTCATGTGCTGTTAAGGTGAACACACAATCActtgtttctctttcctctccagaGCCCATCATCAAGCCTGTGAAGAACAGGCAGTTCACGTTGATGGAGCAGGAGTTACCGGCCACTGTTTACGATATGGAGTAAGTCATCGgcgtgtgtttatgttttgccGTTTCATTGCCTAAAATGTCTGAAGCTACAAATGTTAATCCTCTCTGGTTTTTAATCTATTTACATCATCATGCACCAAAAACTGATGAGCAatgagcaattaaaaaaaacaaaaaactaacgAGAATCATCTCACACTGGGCATGAGAAAATTTGACTTAACAGATGCAGATCTGCATACATTGGCCATGCATTCCCAGTTTTCAGGTTAATTCTGAATTAGCAATTCTCCAGCcccatttttatttgtctcatTTAGTTGTAACTTTAGAGTTGCCAGTGTGACGGCTCAAAAAAAGAAGCGAAGAGCAACTAAAATATGGCTGTTGAAGAcatgctggtaaaaaaaaataaaaaaaaatcattcttcCATCTTGAATTGTTTGGAAtcaagagcaacaacaacattataaaaaacacataacatGTACGATTCAAAATGTACTGAGAGGCAAATAGACATAGAAACCATAACTGTATAGCTAATATGCACACCtgtagtctttttttgttgatcattgtaaaaaaatagtGAACAATATGTTCTCACatgtaacagtttttttttttatgctgaccTTATTCTCAGTACTTACAAGACAGTCACATCTGTTTGCTGTCTGTCACTCAGCGTGTGTTATTCTATCCTCACAGATTCCTTGCCGATCTGATGGACGGCTCTGAGCTAATCCGTAACGTCACCCTGTGTGGTCACCTTCACCACGGCAAGGTTAGAGTCTACCTTCTGGCTTCTTCCAGCTGCTTCTGTGACATTTCaccaaaaaagcaaaaaaaaacatatgttcCTAAGTTGAAGAATTTCATAGGAGAGGAATGTATTTGAGCATTGCTAACATAGCTGCACTTCAGACTCAACAGTGACTCATGGGCATctattgcttttttcttttctttttctttacagacCTGTTTTGTGGACTGCCTGATCGAACAGACACATCCAGAGATCAGGAAGAGAGACGATGTGGATGTAAGTGTTGACTGTACAAAAACATCAAGTTATTACACCAAATTTCTGAATATgacaaatttaaacattttctttgactttttcagCTCCGGTACACAGACATCCTCTTCACAGAACAGGAGGTGAGTGGTTTGTTGGATCGTTGCCATAATGTTTACACTTTTCTAACCCAAAGATTTCCACATATGAGAATGTGAAGGAACAGTAAACATAGAAATATAAGATCCTAAATAGAATACGGCTTTATTTTGACATGAAGgcagtgaatacatttttaacagagCAGCGAGATCACATGGCCTTTAACAAATGAAACTTAAAAACGATGAAGACTTAAGTTTCTTCTGCTGGAAAGATGATGTGTATCTTCTGCTTTCCTTAGAGAGGCGTGGGCATCAAGAGTACGCCGGTCACAATGGTCCTGCCAGACTCCAGAGGGAAATCTTACCTATTCAACATCATGGATACACCAGGTATTGTGTGCTGGCCTGATTTCTTTGTCTTCTGgttgtatgtgtttttgtagcaTAGCACTAAGTCACGTCAAACCTTGCTCCCCTCTCTAAGGCCACGTGAACTTCTCAGACGAGGTCACGTCGAGCATGCGGATCTCAGACGGTGTCGTCCTCTTCATTGACGCAGCAGAAGgcgtgagttttttttttttttctgttccagATCTCCTCGTCCTGCACTCTTAACTGTGCACACGTCATTGTTCCTCATCCTTCTGTATGACCttgaggttttttgttttttgtttccccTGCCCAGGTGATGCTGAACACTGAGCGTCTGATCAAACATGCAGTTCAGGAGCGTATGGCCATCACCATCTGCATCAACAAGGTGGACCGGCTCATTGTGGAGCTCAAGCTGCCTCCCACAGACGCTTATTATAAACTACGTCACATTGTGGATGAGGTCAATGGTTTGCTCAGGTAACACTGGAAGTCCATACCTTGCATCTCACGTAAtgtaatgtttcatatttgagtGGGAAAATGTGAGGTTTCATGGAGAGCAGTTTCCGTTTTAAAGTGGGAGGAACATTTTCCTTTTAGCAGCCACGCTTACTTTTGCCTACGATGcctgttcacattttttttcttcttcctttctgaAGCACGTACTCCACAGAC from Labrus mixtus chromosome 20, fLabMix1.1, whole genome shotgun sequence carries:
- the phospho1 gene encoding probable phosphatase phospho1 isoform X1; the protein is MGDSIFNCCYVPPHPSGDREPPGSRRAEIMASHISNDKRFLIFFDFDETIVDETSDDMVVQAAPGQHLPGWLKDTYQPGRYNEYMQRVLAYLAEQGVTESDMRNVMEKMPATPGMLTLLQYLRTRPQTDFEVVLLSDANTFFIESWLRRAGARQLFHRIFSNPATFNKDGRLVMRPFHSHDCPRCPDNMCKQVVVRDYVARRTQERGRPYQRVFYVGDGANDFCPALSLGPRDVAFPRREFPMHRLITETHEAMPGEFKAVTVPWANAEDVVQRLRKHVVE
- the phospho1 gene encoding probable phosphatase phospho1 isoform X2 produces the protein MASHISNDKRFLIFFDFDETIVDETSDDMVVQAAPGQHLPGWLKDTYQPGRYNEYMQRVLAYLAEQGVTESDMRNVMEKMPATPGMLTLLQYLRTRPQTDFEVVLLSDANTFFIESWLRRAGARQLFHRIFSNPATFNKDGRLVMRPFHSHDCPRCPDNMCKQVVVRDYVARRTQERGRPYQRVFYVGDGANDFCPALSLGPRDVAFPRREFPMHRLITETHEAMPGEFKAVTVPWANAEDVVQRLRKHVVE